One part of the Desulfonema ishimotonii genome encodes these proteins:
- a CDS encoding J domain-containing protein, whose amino-acid sequence MTDIFSRLYRIARSKIPRPQNFFKKFESGADRPFDDSGAGNRQSRSYNGEDSNGEKNNGVPGQVAEDLGVFNLVPPSSLEQVRQARNREIKKYHPDRFLNHPEKLETAKEILQIYNAAYGRLRSYYENK is encoded by the coding sequence ATGACGGATATATTTTCAAGACTGTACCGTATCGCACGTTCAAAAATCCCCCGGCCGCAGAATTTCTTTAAGAAATTCGAAAGCGGGGCTGACAGGCCTTTTGATGATTCAGGTGCCGGAAATCGCCAGAGCCGTTCATATAACGGGGAAGACTCGAACGGGGAAAAAAATAACGGCGTTCCCGGTCAGGTGGCCGAGGATCTGGGCGTGTTTAACCTGGTTCCCCCGTCGTCACTTGAACAGGTCCGGCAGGCGAGAAACCGGGAGATCAAAAAATATCATCCCGACAGATTTCTGAATCATCCTGAAAAACTTGAGACCGCCAAAGAAATTTTGCAGATTTACAATGCGGCCTACGGACGTCTCAGGTCGTATTATGAAAATAAATAA